A part of Scylla paramamosain isolate STU-SP2022 chromosome 24, ASM3559412v1, whole genome shotgun sequence genomic DNA contains:
- the LOC135112659 gene encoding pigment-dispersing hormone 2 peptides-like, translated as MRNGVFVAVLVLVVLAALPTQGQELHVPEREAVATLAARILKVIHAPQEAAAGLPHKRNSELINSLLGLSPLMNEAGRR; from the exons ATGCGCAACGGTGTGTTCGTGGCtgtgttggtgctggtggtccTCGCTGCCCTCCCCACCCAGGGGCAGGAGCTTCATGTTCCCGagcgtgag GCCGTGGCCACCCTGGCGGCACGCATCCTGAAGGTGATCCATGCCCCACAGGAGGCCGCCGCAGGTCTCCCTCACAAACGCAACTCTGAACTCATCAACTCGCTGCTCGGCCTCTCCCCGCTGATGAACGAGGCCGGCAGGCGGTGA